A portion of the Solea senegalensis isolate Sse05_10M linkage group LG17, IFAPA_SoseM_1, whole genome shotgun sequence genome contains these proteins:
- the LOC122784239 gene encoding zinc finger protein 37-like: protein MSSLVYLRDLINGRLTAAAEEIFTHVERIVVEYEEEVDRQRKLLEVVRNPQLTSQRIDHQQHNVYDEEEVLTEQQLCDQEQNSSQDQEEPESLQIKEEEEEICTSQEQEQLELKQEVDTFMLTTDNEESDHMEPGPDTNHQLLSHEAESQDQTVHMRNIPGEKPHMCNICKKCFAGKGTLIVHYRTHTGEKPYYCETCGKCFRQLSHLIKHKVTHTGEKPHICNVCKKCFRRHDILIEHMTTHTGEKPYSCETCGKCFRHGSNLIRHRKIHTGDKSHMCNICQESFPVKSILTAHMKTHS, encoded by the exons ATGTCTTCACTTGTGTATTTAAGAGATTTAATCAACGGACGACTAACTGCTGCCGCCGAAGAAATATTCACACACGTAGAAAGAATCGTCGTCGAGTACGAGGAGGAGGTGGATCGTCAGCGCAAACTGTTGGAGGTCGTTCGCAACCCTCAACTAACGTCACAGCGGATAG ACCATCAACAGCACAATGTCtatgatgaggaggaggttctcactgagcagcagctctgtgaccAGGAGCAAAACTCCAGTCAggaccaagaggaaccagagtctctacagattaaagaggaagaggaggaaatctgcaccagtcaggagcaggagcagcttgaACTGAAGCAGGAGGTTGATACCTTTATGTTGACTACTGATAATGAAGAAAGTGATCACATGGAACCAGGACCAGACACTAaccaccagctcctctctcaTGAAGCTGAGAGTCAAGACCAAACAGTCCACATGAGAAATATTCCAGGTGAAAAGCCCCACATGTGcaacatttgtaagaaatgcTTTGCAGGTAAAGGTACCTTGATCGTCCACTACagaactcacacaggtgagaagccctattactgtgaaacatgtggaaagtgttttcgTCAACTCTCACACTTGATTAAACACAAAGTAACTCACACGGGTGAGAAGCCCCATATTTGCAACGTCTGTAAGAAATGCTTTAGGCGTCATGACATTCTGATTGAACACATGACAACTCACACAGGAGAGAAGCCCTATTCTTGTGAAacgtgtggaaagtgttttcGACATGGCTCAAATTTAATAAGGCACAGAAAAATTCACACAGGTGACAAGTCCCATATGTGCAACATTTGTCAGGAAAGTTTTCCCGTCAAAAGTATCTTGACGGCTCACATGAAGACTCACAGCTGA